GCCCCGCTTAAGCGTCGCCAGTCCCCCGGCGCAATTTGCCCTGCGGACAGCGCCAGGCAATTCCAGGCTTTCAGCGCGGGCCGCCACATAAGCCCCAGCAAAGGCATCCCCTGCCCCGACGGTATCCACGGGCTTTACAAAGAGCGCAGGCACTCGCGTGATTTCTGAACAAGTAATGCAAAGGGTAGGCCGTTCGCCGCGGGTGACTATCAGGGTTTCAATGCCGCGTCGTTTCAATCGCGCCGGCCAGCGGCGTTCGTGCTCCAAGTCCTCGATGTTGAAGATAGCCTCCGCTTCGGAATCATTCGTGATGAGCGTATCCAAACGGTATTGGCCCCAAGGAAAGTCTTTGCGCAGCGGGGAAGGATTGAGCACCACGGGCACATTCGAGCGGTTGGCAATCTGGATGGCGGCAAAGACCGAAGGCAATGGGACCTCGAATTGCAATAACAGGATGCCGGATGACGAGATGAGGTCCCTCTGCCCCTCGACAGCTTTTGGCTTTAGCTCAGCGTTCGCGCCTGAAGAGACTACGATGCTATTCTCAGCCGAATCATCCACTGCGATCAGCGCCAAGCCGGTATGCTGGCCGATTGCCACCGAGACCCCTCTGGCATCAATGCGCTCGTTCCGCAGGCGTTTGAGATATGCCCGCCCCTCATCATCGGCCCCTACACACCCGATGAGAACAACCCGCGCCCCCTGCCGCGCGGCCGCAACGGCCTGATTCGCGCCCTTTCCGCCAAACCGGCGGACCAGGCTCGAAGCGGCCACGGTTTCGCCCGCAGCCGGCAACCTTGTCACACGCGCAATGTAATCAACATTGAGCGAACCGACGACAACCACTCTGGAGCGAGAGGGCATGATTCTGCACAGGAATGCAGTGGAGATTATTTTTGGGTCTTACAAGGCGGCTGACTGGCTAATTGCACAAGGGCTTCCCGCACGCGGGGCGCCTGGATTTGATTGAGCGTCAAAAACCGGTCTCGTCCCTGAGGCGCTTCGGTGAACCGGGTGAACCCGTCCGGCTCGACTGTAACCTGGCCGGGGGCGGAGAGGCCAAAGTATCCGCCGTCCTCATAGACCGCGAATAATGTGCTGGTAAGGTCCCAGGTGGGTCGTTCGTGAGGCGGAGGATTGTACAGGCAATAGGCCTCGGCCGCTGGATGGTGCGGGACGTAACGAAAATCCCGCTCGATGCTGACTGCGGGAAAGGGCACTGCAATGCCTATCTCAAATCCACTCCAGACGATGGGCGTGGGCCAGGCTCGGGCGACTTGTTTGGTGGCCGGGAGGTCCTGCGTCACGTTGTATTCGAGGTAATGCTGATTGTCACCAATTGGCCGGAAAGCCCCGGCCATCACAGAAAGCAATCGGACCTTCTGGCGCGCCAGTTCAGGACCAGTGAGCGGGGACCACTTATCAGGTTGAGTTCTGAGCAATGCCGCCAGATTCGAGAAATAGCCGACCTGCACGATGACCACCGAGCCATCCGGTTGTTGGCTCAGGACTTTGCGCAATAAATCGGTTGCCCTGGGGGCATCCGAGCTGCGCTTCAACTTGTGAGGGTAGCGCGGCTTTCCGTTGTCCGTGGTATCGGCAAGTCCCAGGAATTTGCTGGGCTCATTTTTGAGGCCCGAGCGCGTGAAACCGATGGGAATTCCTGGACGGCCATAAAAGGTGTCAATCGCATCCACAAATGGGCCAGCCAACTCGTCTGGTTTGGTAATGGTGACTGCAAGTAATTGGCAGGCGGCTCGCGTTTGCAGGCTATGGAGCATGCAAAGCGCCAGGACATCATCCACATCGTTGCCGATATCGGTGTCAAATAGGACCTTCACCGGCTCAGATGATGCCGCCGATTCCGCCTGCGCCCGCTGGGGTCTCATGGCGCAGACCCAGAGGGCGGCGAGAAGGAAGGTAACGAAAGCCGCCCGCTGTCGATGCACCCGGCTATGGGCTTGCAGGGGCGGGAAGCTCTCTCGATTTTTGGCGGTCAACATGGGTGAATAAGTCGTTTGAGACGTGCCGGCAAGGTGATCTGCGCCCTTGGAAGACGCAAGATTATTAGTCAATGGTAGCCCCAGCCGAAGCGCTCGGTAATGGGCCAATAGACAAAGAAAGACCGGCCAATGACGTGCGTCTCGGGGAAATCGCCCCAATACCTCGAATCCAGGCTGTTCATGGTATTGTCGCCCATGACGAAGAGACGATGCTGAGCGACCGTGAACTCATGACCGGGCGCCATGTTGCCAATCATGGCATGGCCGTAATAGTGGTTTTCTTTAAACGGGAGCACCTTCGAGTAGCGGCCCGCGCCGTAAAAAGAATAAACGTCCTCGTAATGCGGAGTCGCGGCGGTAATTTGCTTTCCATTAACGACCAAATTGCCGACCGGGACGGTGCCCATGCCAGGCACGTTGCTGACTTCATAATCCTGGTGCAAAGACAATGTTTCGCCACCCAAACCATTGAGCCGTTTAATATAAAACTGGTCCTGATGCAGGCCCTGGATGCCGCGCGTTTCAAACACGATGATTTCGCCGCGCTGCGGAGGGCGGAAGTTGTAGGTGAACCGATCGACGAAGAGATGGTCGCCGTTGACGATTCGCAGGCGGACGATCTCCTCTCCTTTTCGATAGACCTTGGTTGGGTTGAGATACAACCCGGCGCGCTTGTCCAGGGTTGAGCCGCCATAATCGGGAGGAAACCAGATGCGTTGCTCGACGCCCCCGACCTGGATGGTTTGGACAATGTTAAAGATAAGGAATTTGAACGGCGGCTCGATGCGTTCGAGTGGTCCGTCGGCTTCGGCTCGAACATCCAGATAGCTGACCCCGGCAAACCAGTCCCGGACCCGTTGCCACCCTGTGGGGATTTCAAAATTTACATCCAGCGGGTTTGCCAAGGGACTTTCGGGACCCTGGCTGTAATCGGGCACGGAAGTGACGCCGTAGAGGGTCGGCTGCATCGAACCGGTAGGGATTTTGAATGGCTGCAGGAAAAAGGTCCGAATACCCATGGCCACTGTGAGGGCGACCAGAAGCACCTCGATATTCTCGCGCCAAGCCGCGTTTGGATAGGGCTTGAGCCATTTATTGGCCGAGTTTTCGAGGTTCTCCATCTGCTTTTCCAGGGCCGCTTTATCGGCCCCGGCAGTGATGGCCGTGCCGATATCGTCCATGGCGCCCTGCAATGCCGCGCGAGCCTGCGGTGAAAGGATATCGCGCTGATGGTTGAGGAGCTTTTTGACATGGTTGCGCATGGCGGTTGCCTCGCGCACAGCGCCCGATGCAAACCAACGAGCCACCCAGGAACGACGAGGCCGCTCTTGGGCGCCGCTACTGCCGGCCGGCGCTGCGGCCGGCGCTGAAGGTTTTAGGCCAGGACCTTTGCGATTTTCAGCTTTTGACATACTTTATTTCCAAAAAGAAAGCCCCAGCGGGCGCGACTCACCGTCATGTCTTGAGCACCTCGATAAATGCCTCTTGCGGAATGCTCACCGAGCCGAAGGATTTCATCCGTTTCTTTCCTTCCTTTTGTTTTTCGAGCAATTTGCGTTTGCGAGTGATGTCGCCGCCGTAACATTTGGCAGTGACATCCTTGCGCAACGCGCCCACAGTTTCGCGCGCAACGATTTTTCCCCCAATAGCGGCTTGAATGGCCACGGCGTATTGCTGGCGGGGAATGACTTCCTTGAGCTTGGCAGCCAGGGCCCGTCCCCTGCCCTCCGCCTTTTCCCGGTGCACAATGCAGGAAAAAGCATCGACGGCCTCGCTATTGACGAGCATATCGAGCTTGACCATGTCGGACTGCTGGTAGCCGGCGTGTTCGTAGTCCATCGAGCCGTAACCGCGGGTGATGCTCTTGATGCGGTCATGGAAATCGATGAGGATTTCGTTCAATGGGATGAGGCCGGTCAGCATCACGCGGCGCGAGTCGATGGTCTCGGTGTGATCAATCGTGCCGCGCTTTTCAGAAATTAAGGCCATCATGTCGCCGATGTACTCGTTTGGGCAGATCACAAAAGCCTTTACCATCGGCTCTTCGATTTTTTGGATGAATGTGGGTTCGGGCAAGTAGGCCGGGTTATCCACATCCTTCACTGTGCCGTCGGTGAGCGTTACCCTGTAAATGACGCTGGGGTAAGTGGCGATGATGTCCATGCCGTACTCGCGGCGCAGCCGTTCCTGGACAATTTCCAGGTGCAACAGGCCCAGGAACCCGCAGCGAAAACCGAATCCGAGGGCAACGGATGTCTCGGGCTGAAAGACAAAGGCCGAGTCGTTCAACTGGAGCTTGGCAAGGTTGGCCTTGAGATGCTCGTAATCGGCGGTGTTGATCGGGTAGATGCCGCTAAAAACCATCGGATGGATTTCTTTGAAACCAGGCAAGGCCGGGGCCGGATGGCGGGCGTCGGTGATAGTGTCGCCCATCTTGACTTCCTGCGGGCTCTTGATGTTGGCGGTCATGTAGCCGGTCTCGCCCACCTCCAGCCGGTCTCGCACATAGGGCTTGGGATTGAAACTGCCGACCTCTTTGACCTCGACATTCTTGCCCGAGTGAAACAATTGGACCTGGAGACCCGGCTTCAACTCGCCATTAAAGACACGGACATGGGTAACCACGCCTTTGTAAGTGTCGAAATAGGAATCGAACCCGAGGGCCTGAAGCGAAACGGCGCCCGTGGGTTTCGGCGCTGGAATCCGGGCGACGATGGCTTCAAGAATCTCGTCGATGCCGATGCCTTCTTTGGCGCTGGCCAGGATGGCTGATTCGCCCGAAATGGCCAGGATGTCTTCCAATTGCTGTTTGGTTTGGGGGACATTGGCGTGGGGCAGATCGATTTTGTTGATAACCGGGATGATGGCGAGGTTTTGCTTCATCGCCAGGTGTACGTTGGCAACAGTTTGGGCCTCGACGCCCTGTGCGGCATCAATGATGAGCAAGGCCCCCTCACACGCGCTGAGGCTGCGAGAGACTTCGTAGGAAAAATCAACGTGTCCAGGCGTGTCGATGAGGTTCAGCTCGTACACCTCGCCGCTCTTGGCCTTATAGAGCATCGTCACGGGGTGGGCTTTGATGGTAATGCCGCGCTCCTTTTCCAGGTCCATCGAGTCGAGCAACTGATCCTCCATGTCCCGGGTCGAGATCGTCCCGGTTCGGTGCAACAACCGGTCCGAAAGGGTCGTTTTCCCATGATCGATATGGGCAATAATGCTGAAATTTCTAATGTGCGCTGCGTCCATTTTTTAATCTGCAACCTATCTGGCCGGGGCCAAGTCCTTCGCCGGCTAGGAATGCGGAGAGTCCCTGCACCAGAGAGGGGTTGCCACATCTCCGCACAGACCCGCGCTCCGCGCTGCAGGTCCTAAGCCGGGAGCGCCGGTCCGCCGTGACTATCGAGCCTGTGGAATATAAGGGATTTTTGCGCGAAGGAAAGAAAATTGGGCGGGTATGAATCCCCGATGGTGGAATAGTGGTTTCTGCTTCATAATTGACGCTCAATTTCTCATCCTGGATAGGCATGATTTTACGGACAAAATCGGAACGGCTTTTCTCTGAGGCATTGAGATATATTCCCGGAGGGGTTAATTCGCCTGTGCGCGCGTTTCGCGCGGTTGGCGGCACACCATTTTTTGCAGAGAAAGCCCAAGGGGCCCATATCTGGGACGTGGATGGCAATGAGTACATCGATTATGTGGGCACCTGGGGTCCTGCGATACTGGGGCATGCTCACCCGGGCATTATCCGGGCCGTTCAGCAGGCAGCCCAAAAGGGCACCAGCTTTGGAATTCCAAATGCGTTGGAGGTGGAAATGGCCAGGCGGATCTGCTCGTTGGTGCCCAGCGTGCAGAAAGTGCGCATGTGCAATTCGGGCACCGAAGCCACCATGTCCGCTATTCGCCTGGCGCGCGGCTTTACACGTCGCGACAAAATTATCAAATTCGAGGGCTGCTATCACGGTCATGCCGATTCGCTCCTGGTCAAGGCCGGGTCCGGCGCGCTCACGTTTGGCGCTCCGGACAGCGCGGGGGTTCCGGCTGCCTTTACTCAACACACAGTCGTGTTGCCCTACAACGCGCCGGAGGCCGTCTCGGCGGCTTTTGCGGCGAACCGGAGCCAAATCGCCGGGATTATCGTTGAGCCGGTCCCCGGCAACGCCGGTCTCTATTTGCCTCAACCCGGCTACCTGGAATTTCTGCGAGAGATTACTCGCACGGACGGGGCGTTGCTGATTTTTGATGAAGTCATGACCGGGTTTCGCCTTGCCCCCGGAGGGGCCCAGGAGCGCTTCGGCATCACGCCCGACCTGAGCTGCTTTGGGAAGGTCATTGGAGGCGGCTTGCCGGTGGGCGCTTTTGGGGGGCGAGCTGAGATTATGGATTTCCTCGCCCCCCTGGGGCCGGTTTACCAGGCAGGCACCTTGAGCGGCAATCCGCTGGCGATGGCCGCCGGAATTGCGGCGCTCGAGGAATTATCCTTAGGAAATGCTTATGCAAAACTAGAGAAACTGGGCGCGATATTGGAAGCCGGGATGACGGAGGCAGCGCGCGCTGTCGGGGTCCCCGTCCAATTCAACCGTTGTGGCTCCATGTTTTGCGCCTATTTCACCGCCCAACCCGTCCACAATCTGGCCGAAGCTATGAACAGTGACCGTGAGCGATTCAAGAAATATTTCCATGCGATGCTCGAGCAAGGGATTTACCTGGCCCCATCCCAATTCGAAGCCGGTTTTCTTTCAACAGCGCACACCGAAGCGGACATCGAGAAGACCATAGGCGCCGCGAGGAAGGGGTTTGAGAGGATAAGGATGAGGAATGAAGGATGAGGGATGAAGGGCACAGAATTGTTGTCTTAGGTCGTCTCAGTTGGGTTGCCTTTCATCCCTCCTTCCTTCATCCCTCCTCCTTCCTTCTTCCCTCCTCCCTGCGCCTGCTCTAAACTCTTTGGAGCATGGCACTGGACGCAGAGCCCACTTTGCTTGCGCGCTGCCGCCGGGGTGAACCGGCGGCCTGGGACGAATTGTTCAACCTGCATTATGCGGCTGCTGGACGATTCCTTTTCCAGTTGAGCCATGATTTCACCCGCGAAGACGTCGAGGAGATTTGCCAGGAGACCTTCCTGTCGGTAATCAAGAGTATCGAGTCATTTCAAGGCGGCAGCCAGTTTCAGACCTGGCTGTTTCGGATAGCCGCCAATAAGGCGCGTGATTATCGCCAACGCCAGCAGGCCGCCAAACGCGGCGGCGGTCAGCCCAATTTGTCCTTGCAAGCCGAGGACCCCGAGACGGGGCTTGTCCTCGACCCGCCAAGCCCCAAGCCGGGGCCTGATTTGGCGTTGCTCAATGCTGAACGTGTCGGATTGATCCATGAGGCCCTTGACCGTCTTGGAGAACCATGCCGCGAGGTCATTGAACTGCGCTATTTTGGCGACCTGAGCTATGAAGAAATCGCCAAAGCCCTTGAGTTAAACATCAAAACGGTCAGCTCCCGCCTGAGCAAGTGTCTGGACCGGCTTGAAGAGATTTTGCTGAAGGGATTTGCCGGGGCAAAATCGGCCCTGTTCCCGTCTAATCTGTAGCTGGATATGGAATCAGACCCCCAACGCCCCATTGAAAAGCTCCTGCGCGATTATGCCGAAAAGCGGCGCAAGGAGAGCGGCGGGCCGTTGGAAATGCGCGCGGCCACCAGGCGATTGTTGCAGGGTGAGGTATCCCGGCGCTTTCGCAAACCTGCCGCTGGGCGGCCTTCGGTCTGGAGTTTGCTAGCGCAGTACTGGCCTCGCCTGGCTTGGAGCGCCGGAACCGTGGGGCTCGTGGTTGCTGGGATACTGCTTTGGCCGGCCCATAGCGGGCGAACGCCGGAAATCCAATTGGCACAGAATCGAGTCTCCAGCCCCGGAGCGCGGCGTGAGTTGGCCGAACGACCTGAAGAATCGGCCAAAGTAGCAGCTCCCGCCCCTCTGCAGCAGCCAAGCTCGGACCGGTCCAGGCTCGCATTACAGATCGACTCCGTTACAAATGCAACACTGGCGCAGACCTTTGACACCGCCGCTGCGCCCGCACTCAAAGAAGCAGCTCCCCCTTCGGGCGCTGTTTTAGCTGGCGCACAGGCGAGCGCAATGAGCCTTGATGCTCCCTCGAATCAGCGATATGGCTTGAGCGCTGGTCAACAAGAGCCGTTGCAGCAGTTCGTCGCCTTGGCTGACAACGCGGGGACTAACACGGCGCTGGATAAAAAGTTTTCGACCAACCCGGTCCTGGCCTCCTTTCAATTCGAACGACTGGGACGCCAGGTGCGCATCATCGATAAGGATGGGTCGGTGTACAGCGGCTCTTTCCAAACCGCGGATTCCAAACCCAATTCCCCAGGCTTCGCGGGGCCGGCGGGCGCGCCAGCCGATCGATTGGCCGCTCGGTCGGCTGTCCCCTCGCCAGCAACTGGAAAAGACACTGGGTCCTACTTCTTTCGAGTTGCAGGAACAAATCTGACGAGCAACGAGCAAGTGATCTTTAGTGGCAGCCTCCTGCCCGCGATGCCACCACGGGCAGGCCAGGCCCTCGGGGCAGCGTCGGGCCTCGCTCCGGCCGCGGCCTTATCGAATGCAGTGCTTCTGTCCCCTGCGCGAATAACCGGCAAAGCGGTTGTGGGACAGAGCGAAATCGAGATTAACGCGGTGCGCTCGCCGTAATTGGCCGTTAATACTTTTTTGTAAACTTCTTGCGATGCTCCTCTTCGGCGTTGGAAGGGCCAGTTGCTGCTGATTCTGATGCGGGCGCGGAAGCCTTGCCTGGAGCCGCTGAATCCGGCGCCTTGGCGGCGGCTGGCTCGTGGGACTCGACCGCCTCGACGAAAGCCATCCGCAAGCTCATCAGACTCTGCTGGAGCAGGGCGGCTTCTTCCTTTGTGAGGTTGCCCCGTGTTTTGACTTCGAGCATTTCAAGCTCATCGATGAAAAAACGGGCCGCCTCGATGTCCTTGACCGCTTGGCCCCCATCGGGATGCTCGACTTTACCCATGAGCATCATGGCCATGTTGGCCTGTTGCATGATCAATTGCGCAAAAAGCGCCGATAATCGATCTTCAGCACCGGGACGCGACTGAGCCGAAGGCGGTTCACTCATAGTGATTGACCCTTGCGTTTCTTGCGGATTTCCGCCAGCAAAAACCGAATCAAACGCCGCAAACGCGCCTCGACATCCACGGTTTCCAAAATGGTCTGCCGCTCAGCCGCCCCGTGCAGCACCGCGCACGAGACCAAGTCAGCCGCCTGTTCCGGGTCGCTCAGCGAATCGAGATAATTGAGAATCTCCTTGGGCGAAAAGGCGGGTGGGGCCGATGGAGGCTCGGCTTGGCCGGGAGACATGACCGGAAAAGGAAAGGGTAATCCCAACTGGATTCGCTCTTCGAGCAACTCACGGACCTTCGCAACCAGGGCATCGACTTTGACGTTATCACAGGGTGGCGAATGCAGCGGACGGATGCGTTGAACTCGATACGGTTTGTAACGGACGGTTTCCTCGAGGCCAACCCGGGCCAGCCCTTGCAGAATCAAATGCGAGGTCCCATCCCGATGACCTACCGAGACCCGGATGAGCCCCAGCCCGGCAACCGCGGACGGGGCTTCTCGCGCACTGCCGGGCCGCTGCATGGCAACCGAAAACATCCGGTTGGAATGCAGCGCGTCGGCCAGCATCTGCCGGTAACGCGGTTCAAAAATATAGAGCGGGAGCAACGCCTGCGGAAAGAGCGTGGCGTTGGGCAGTGTCATTACCGGTATTTCCCGCGGTATCTTCATGGGGACAATGTAGGACCGGCCAGCCTTTTGGCAAGGACCCCATCAGACGGCCGGCGCACTACCTTGGCTTGCGATTAATCTGGATTTCTTTTTTACCTGCCGAACAATCAAGCCAGTGGCAAGGGTGATTATCGACCATCTGACCAAGGTCTTCGAGCGGCCAGGGCGCGAACCCGTCCAGGCCCTGAGCGATTTGAATCTTTCTATCGCGGATGGGGAATTGCTCGTACTGACAGGCCCCTCGGGTTGCGGCAAGACAACCACCCTGCGGCTCCTGGCCGGCCTGGAAGAGCCGACCTCGGGCCTGATTTCGATTGACGAACGAAAAGTCAATGGCCTTTCCGCCAGGCAGCGCGATGTGGCTATGGTTTTTCAGGCTCCGGCGCTTTATCCACACATGAGCGTGCAAGAAAACCTGGCGTTTGGATTGAGGTTGCGCCGGCACAAAACTCAAGACATCCAGCGCCGGGTGCGAGAAGCGGCTGAACTGCTTGACCTGGCCGATTGCCTCGAGCGCGACCCCGCATCGCTTTCGGGTGGGCAACGCCAGCGCGTGGCTCTTGGCCGCGCCCTGGTGCGCGCCCCCAAGGTGTTGCTGCTGGATGAGCCCCTCTCAAACCTCGATGCGCACATGCGGGCGCAATTACGCCTCGAGATTTCACGCCTCCATGCCCGGTTGCGCGTCACGGTCATCTATGTAACGCACGACCAAACCGAGGCGATGGCGCTGGGCGACCGGCTGGCAGTGCTGCACCAGGGGCTGCTTCAGCAATTGGACACCCCAATCGCGGTATATCGAAAACCGGTTAATTTGTTTGTGGCCCGCTTTTTGGGCCTGCCGCCGATGAATCTGCTGCATGGACACGTCGTAAGGACCGCTCATGCCCTGTGGTTCAAACCAGACTCAATCAGCAGCGCGGCTGGACTCCAGGTTCTGAGGCTCCGGCTGGGTGGAGAACCGCCGACGATACTGGAGTTTCCTGAGACCAAACCCCTTGTGCTGGGCGTCCGCCCCGAGGATGTAGCCATCGGCGCAAGCATCCCTCAGAAAGGTTTGGCGGATGCGACAGTGGCGACAGTGGAGGCGGTCGAGGTCACGGGCCCGGACGCGTTTGTTCGACTGCAACTGGACGGCATCTGTTTGACG
This region of Verrucomicrobiia bacterium genomic DNA includes:
- a CDS encoding ribokinase, with protein sequence MPSRSRVVVVGSLNVDYIARVTRLPAAGETVAASSLVRRFGGKGANQAVAAARQGARVVLIGCVGADDEGRAYLKRLRNERIDARGVSVAIGQHTGLALIAVDDSAENSIVVSSGANAELKPKAVEGQRDLISSSGILLLQFEVPLPSVFAAIQIANRSNVPVVLNPSPLRKDFPWGQYRLDTLITNDSEAEAIFNIEDLEHERRWPARLKRRGIETLIVTRGERPTLCITCSEITRVPALFVKPVDTVGAGDAFAGAYVAARAESLELPGAVRRANCAGGLATLKRGAQESIPGRPATDKALRHLP
- a CDS encoding nucleoside hydrolase — encoded protein: MLTAKNRESFPPLQAHSRVHRQRAAFVTFLLAALWVCAMRPQRAQAESAASSEPVKVLFDTDIGNDVDDVLALCMLHSLQTRAACQLLAVTITKPDELAGPFVDAIDTFYGRPGIPIGFTRSGLKNEPSKFLGLADTTDNGKPRYPHKLKRSSDAPRATDLLRKVLSQQPDGSVVIVQVGYFSNLAALLRTQPDKWSPLTGPELARQKVRLLSVMAGAFRPIGDNQHYLEYNVTQDLPATKQVARAWPTPIVWSGFEIGIAVPFPAVSIERDFRYVPHHPAAEAYCLYNPPPHERPTWDLTSTLFAVYEDGGYFGLSAPGQVTVEPDGFTRFTEAPQGRDRFLTLNQIQAPRVREALVQLASQPPCKTQK
- the lepB gene encoding signal peptidase I, which encodes MSKAENRKGPGLKPSAPAAAPAGSSGAQERPRRSWVARWFASGAVREATAMRNHVKKLLNHQRDILSPQARAALQGAMDDIGTAITAGADKAALEKQMENLENSANKWLKPYPNAAWRENIEVLLVALTVAMGIRTFFLQPFKIPTGSMQPTLYGVTSVPDYSQGPESPLANPLDVNFEIPTGWQRVRDWFAGVSYLDVRAEADGPLERIEPPFKFLIFNIVQTIQVGGVEQRIWFPPDYGGSTLDKRAGLYLNPTKVYRKGEEIVRLRIVNGDHLFVDRFTYNFRPPQRGEIIVFETRGIQGLHQDQFYIKRLNGLGGETLSLHQDYEVSNVPGMGTVPVGNLVVNGKQITAATPHYEDVYSFYGAGRYSKVLPFKENHYYGHAMIGNMAPGHEFTVAQHRLFVMGDNTMNSLDSRYWGDFPETHVIGRSFFVYWPITERFGWGYH
- the lepA gene encoding translation elongation factor 4, with translation MDAAHIRNFSIIAHIDHGKTTLSDRLLHRTGTISTRDMEDQLLDSMDLEKERGITIKAHPVTMLYKAKSGEVYELNLIDTPGHVDFSYEVSRSLSACEGALLIIDAAQGVEAQTVANVHLAMKQNLAIIPVINKIDLPHANVPQTKQQLEDILAISGESAILASAKEGIGIDEILEAIVARIPAPKPTGAVSLQALGFDSYFDTYKGVVTHVRVFNGELKPGLQVQLFHSGKNVEVKEVGSFNPKPYVRDRLEVGETGYMTANIKSPQEVKMGDTITDARHPAPALPGFKEIHPMVFSGIYPINTADYEHLKANLAKLQLNDSAFVFQPETSVALGFGFRCGFLGLLHLEIVQERLRREYGMDIIATYPSVIYRVTLTDGTVKDVDNPAYLPEPTFIQKIEEPMVKAFVICPNEYIGDMMALISEKRGTIDHTETIDSRRVMLTGLIPLNEILIDFHDRIKSITRGYGSMDYEHAGYQQSDMVKLDMLVNSEAVDAFSCIVHREKAEGRGRALAAKLKEVIPRQQYAVAIQAAIGGKIVARETVGALRKDVTAKCYGGDITRKRKLLEKQKEGKKRMKSFGSVSIPQEAFIEVLKT
- the hemL gene encoding glutamate-1-semialdehyde 2,1-aminomutase, which gives rise to MILRTKSERLFSEALRYIPGGVNSPVRAFRAVGGTPFFAEKAQGAHIWDVDGNEYIDYVGTWGPAILGHAHPGIIRAVQQAAQKGTSFGIPNALEVEMARRICSLVPSVQKVRMCNSGTEATMSAIRLARGFTRRDKIIKFEGCYHGHADSLLVKAGSGALTFGAPDSAGVPAAFTQHTVVLPYNAPEAVSAAFAANRSQIAGIIVEPVPGNAGLYLPQPGYLEFLREITRTDGALLIFDEVMTGFRLAPGGAQERFGITPDLSCFGKVIGGGLPVGAFGGRAEIMDFLAPLGPVYQAGTLSGNPLAMAAGIAALEELSLGNAYAKLEKLGAILEAGMTEAARAVGVPVQFNRCGSMFCAYFTAQPVHNLAEAMNSDRERFKKYFHAMLEQGIYLAPSQFEAGFLSTAHTEADIEKTIGAARKGFERIRMRNEG
- a CDS encoding RNA polymerase sigma factor codes for the protein MALDAEPTLLARCRRGEPAAWDELFNLHYAAAGRFLFQLSHDFTREDVEEICQETFLSVIKSIESFQGGSQFQTWLFRIAANKARDYRQRQQAAKRGGGQPNLSLQAEDPETGLVLDPPSPKPGPDLALLNAERVGLIHEALDRLGEPCREVIELRYFGDLSYEEIAKALELNIKTVSSRLSKCLDRLEEILLKGFAGAKSALFPSNL
- a CDS encoding DUF1844 domain-containing protein gives rise to the protein MSEPPSAQSRPGAEDRLSALFAQLIMQQANMAMMLMGKVEHPDGGQAVKDIEAARFFIDELEMLEVKTRGNLTKEEAALLQQSLMSLRMAFVEAVESHEPAAAKAPDSAAPGKASAPASESAATGPSNAEEEHRKKFTKKY
- a CDS encoding LON peptidase substrate-binding domain-containing protein; protein product: MKIPREIPVMTLPNATLFPQALLPLYIFEPRYRQMLADALHSNRMFSVAMQRPGSAREAPSAVAGLGLIRVSVGHRDGTSHLILQGLARVGLEETVRYKPYRVQRIRPLHSPPCDNVKVDALVAKVRELLEERIQLGLPFPFPVMSPGQAEPPSAPPAFSPKEILNYLDSLSDPEQAADLVSCAVLHGAAERQTILETVDVEARLRRLIRFLLAEIRKKRKGQSL
- a CDS encoding ABC transporter ATP-binding protein encodes the protein MARVIIDHLTKVFERPGREPVQALSDLNLSIADGELLVLTGPSGCGKTTTLRLLAGLEEPTSGLISIDERKVNGLSARQRDVAMVFQAPALYPHMSVQENLAFGLRLRRHKTQDIQRRVREAAELLDLADCLERDPASLSGGQRQRVALGRALVRAPKVLLLDEPLSNLDAHMRAQLRLEISRLHARLRVTVIYVTHDQTEAMALGDRLAVLHQGLLQQLDTPIAVYRKPVNLFVARFLGLPPMNLLHGHVVRTAHALWFKPDSISSAAGLQVLRLRLGGEPPTILEFPETKPLVLGVRPEDVAIGASIPQKGLADATVATVEAVEVTGPDAFVRLQLDGICLTARVLAGQHHEPGEKIPIALAAQRAHFFDPVTGVRI